From the Malus domestica chromosome 17, GDT2T_hap1 genome, one window contains:
- the LOC103437256 gene encoding ethylene-responsive transcription factor WIN1, with the protein MVQSKKFRGVRQRHWGSWVSEIRHPLLKRRVWLGTFETAEEAARAYDEAAILMSGRNAKTNFPVFTNEMAAANDLNNNSSNSNNNSSTSSTTLSAILSAKLRKCCKSPSPSLTCLRLDTENSLIGVWQKGAGPRSDSNWLMMVELDQKSRLQAPQSEISSSTSCALDTEGMAGGQEGGDVDNRMMDEEERVALQMIEELLNRN; encoded by the exons ATGGTACAATCAAAGAAGTTCAGAGGGGTCAGGCAACGCCACTGGGGCTCCTGGGTTTCTGAGATTCGTCATCCATTACT GAAAAGAAGGGTGTGGCTTGGGACATTTGAGACAGCTGAAGAAGCAGCAAGAGCGTATGATGAGGCGGCAATTTTGATGAGTGGGAGAAATGCCAAAACAAACTTTCCAGTCTTCACAAATGAAATGGCTGCAGCTAACGATCTTAACAACAATTCTAGCAACAGCAACAACAACTCTTCCACCTCTTCCACAACACTTTCAGCAATCCTCAGTGCCAAGCTTCGCAAGTGCTGCAAGTCCCCGTCTCCTTCCCTCACTTGCCTGAGGCTGGACACAGAGAATTCCCTCATCGGGGTCTGGCAAAAGGGTGCTGGACCCCGGTCGGATTCAAACTGGCTGATGATGGTTGAGCTGGACCAGAAGAGTCGTTTGCAAGCACCCCAATCAGAAATTAGTAGTAGTACCTCTTGTGCTTTGGATACTGAGGGAATGGCAGGTGGGCAGGAAGGTGGGGATGTTGATAATAGGATGATGGATGAGGAGGAAAGGGTTGCATTGCAGATGATAGAGGAACTTCTGAATAGAAATTGA
- the LOC103437260 gene encoding phospholipase D alpha 1, whose product MTEAENHWLHGTLHATIYEVDKLHSSSGNFLRKIAGKIEETVGIGKGISKLYATVDLERARVGRTRVIEKEPSNPRWYESFHIYCAHTAANVIFTVKESNPIGASLIGRAYVPVQELIEGEEVDQWAEILDEKKNPVHGNPKIHVKLQFFHVTKDRSWGLGIRSPKFPGVPFTFFSQRQGCKVSLYQDAHIPDKFIPKIPLAGGKRYEPHRCWEDIFDAITNAKHLIYITGWSVYTEISLVRDSRRPKPGGDVTIGELLKKKASEGVRVLMLVWDDRTSVGLLKKDGLMATHDEDTAKFFQGTDVHCVLCPRNPDGGGSIIQGAQVSTMFTHHQKIVVVDHDMPNGESERRRIVSFVGGLDLCDGRYDTPFHSLFRTLDTAHHDDFHQPNFTGASITKGGPREPWHDIHSRLEGPIAWDVLFNFEQRWRKQGGKDLLVQLRELEEIIIPPSPVMFPDDHETWNVQLFRSIDGGAAFGFPDTPEDAARAGLVSGKDNIIDRSIQDAYIHAIRRAKNFIYIENQYFLGSSFAWEADGIKPEDIGALHVIPRELSLKIASKIEAGERFTVYVVVPMWPEGIPESGSVQAILDWQRRTMNMMYADVKRALDAQGLEEDPRTYLTFFCLGNREVKKPGEYEPSETPEADSDYQRAQAARRFMIYVHAKMMIVDDEYIIIGSANINQRSMDGARDSEIAMGAYQPYHLSVREPARGQIHGFRMALWYEHLGMLDEAFLQPERIECISKVNQIADKYWDLYSSETLEHDLPGHLLRYPVGITSEGVVDELPGFEFFPDTKARILGAKSDYLPPILTN is encoded by the exons ATGACGGAGGCAGAAAACCATTGGCTTCATGGGACGCTTCACGCTACGATCTATGAGGTTGATAAGTTGCATAGTAGTAGTGGGAATTTCCTCCGCAAG ATTGCAGGAAAAATTGAGGAGACTGTTGGTATTGGCAAGGGAATTAGTAAACTCTATGCAACCGTTGATCTGGAAAGGGCTAGGGTTGGTAGGACCAGGGTTATAGAGAAAGAGCCCTCTAATCCCAGGTGGTATGAGTCTTTCCACATTTACTGTGCTCATACTGCTGCAAATGTTATATTTACTGTCAAGGAGTCTAATCCTATTGGGGCATCATTAATTGGAAGAGCATATGTACCTGTTCAAGAACTCATAGAGGGGGAAGAAGTGGATCAATGGGCTGAAATTCTGGATGAAAAAAAGAACCCTGTCCATGGAAATCCTAAAATACATGTGAAACTACAATTTTTCCATGTTACAAAGGACCGCAGTTGGGGTCTGGGTATAAGGAGTCCTAAGTTTCCTGGAGTTCCGTTTACATTTTTCTCACAGAGACAAGGGTGTAAGGTTTCCCTTTACCAAGATGCTCATATCCCAGATAAATTTATTCCTAAAATTCCTCTTGCTGGAGGCAAGCGTTACGAGCCCCACAGATGCTGGGAAGACATCTTTGATGCAATTACTAATGCAAAGCACCTGATCTACATTACTGGTTGGTCAGTTTATACTGAAATTTCCTTGGTAAGGGACTCAAGAAGGCCAAAGCCTGGTGGAGACGTCACCATTGGTGAATTGCTTAAAAAGAAAGCAAGTGAAGGTGTTAGGGTTCTTATGCTTGTTTGGGATGACAGAACCTCTGTTGGTTTATTGAAAAAAGATGGACTGATGGCCACTCATGATGAAGACACTGCAAAGTTCTTCCAGGGTACTGATGTGCATTGTGTCTTATGCCCCCGTAATCCTGATGGTGGCGGGAGCATTATTCAGGGTGCACAAGTCTCTACCATGTTCACTCATCACCAGAAGATTGTGGTTGTGGACCATGACATGCCAAATGGAGAATCAGAGAGGAGAAGAATTGTTAGTTTTGTTGGGGGTCTTGATCTGTGTGATGGAAGATATGATACCCCCTTCCATTCACTTTTCAGGACATTGGATACTGCACACCATGATGATTTTCATCAGCCAAATTTTACTGGTGCCTCAATTACAAAAGGTGGTCCAAGGGAACCGTGGCATGATATCCACTCTCGACTGGAAGGGCCTATTGCTTGGGATGTTTTGTTTAACTTTGAGCAGAGGTGGAGAAAGCAAGGTGGTAAAGATTTACTTGTTCAGCTTAGAGAGCTGGAGGAAATCATCATTCCCCCTTCTCCTGTTATGTTCCCAGATGACCATGAGACATGGAATGTTCAGTTATTCAGATCAATTGATGGAGGAGCTGCTTTTGGCTTCCCAGATACGCCTGAAGATGCAGCTCGAGCTGGGCTTGTTAGTGGGAAGGATAACATCATTGACCGAAGCATCCAGGATGCTTATATTCATGCTATTCGCCGCGCAAAGAATTTCATCTATATTGAAAATCAGTACTTTCTAGGGAGCTCTTTTGCCTGGGAGGCTGATGGTATAAAGCCTGAGGACATTGGCGCTTTGCATGTAATTCCAAGGGAGCTTTCACTTAAGATTGCTAGCAAGATTGAAGCAGGGGAGAGGTTTACTGTCTATGTCGTTGTTCCAATGTGGCCAGAGGGGATCCCAGAGTCAGGATCTGTTCAGGCAATATTAGACTGGCAGAGGAGGACTATGAATATGATGTATGCAGATGTTAAGCGTGCATTAGATGCACAAGGTCTCGAGGAGGATCCTCGGACCTACTTGACATTTTTCTGCCTTGGGAATCGGGAGGTAAAGAAGCCTGGGGAATATGAACCCTCAGAGACACCAGAAGCAGATTCAGACTATCAAAGAGCTCAGGCAGCCCGACGCTTCATGATTTATGTTCATGCCAAGATGATGATAG TTGACGATGAATACATAATTATTGGATCTGCCAACATCAACCAGAGATCAATGGATGGTGCCAGAGACTCTGAAATAGCAATGGGAGCCTACCAACCATATCATCTGTCTGTCAGGGAACCAGCACGTGGTCAGATCCATGGTTTCCGTATGGCACTATGGTATGAGCACCTTGGCATGCTTGATGAGGCCTTCCTTCAGCCAGAAAGAATTGAATGTATTTCAAAGGTGAACCAGATTGCTGACAAATACTGGGATCTCTATTCAAGTGAGACTCTTGAACATGATTTACCTGGTCACTTGCTTCGATATCCAGTTGGTATTACCAGCGAAGGAGTTGTCGATGAGTTGCCAGGATTTGAATTCTTCCCTGACACCAAAGCTCGTATTCTTGGTGCCAAATCCGACTACCTTCCTCCGATCCTTACTAATTAA